The sequence gagtcaaagtcagcatgtgtaatcggttcactacaaatgtgactttgatccgttagaaccagatcaattgtagacgggtttttcacggaagggaaacaagtaggattactgggatgaaggactgtgaagtaaccagctgagagttgattatgaagtattttaccattactgttattttgcctacaattccactggacatgcttagcatttaagtcccctattacgaaaaatttcgatcgatatcttgtaagtttttgcaaatcgcctttaaagaaatttaattgttcgccggtgcattggaatggcaaatatgctccagcgatgaaataaattccttgaatggtttcaacttcgattcccaagctttcaataactttagtattgaaagaaggtaaaattcgatgtttaatttgccgttggacaaaaatggcaactccacctcccattccagtaaacctgtcaaatcgatgaaccacataatgtggattacttttcaatttgacatttggtttaataaaagtttctgtcacaatggcaatatggattttgtgaacttcgagaaaattataaaattcatcttcacttgatttcaaagatcgagcattccaattcaaaatattcaaatatttatttaacatcactgttaaatttcaaatttataaaatattatttgcaaattgccatccgatttgaaatgcttcaaaaagtgatgaagtcgaattcatttggatgatcatttgaaaaagttgatcttgtaggtagatcattttattttcagttatatcgcctaaatcgacttcatttaaagaagcgaatggcattgaaggaatatttataggtagactgccattagaagaagatgatttaacCGGTCTacatattaataaattgttttcgttagaagatgaactgcaaggcggtcctgttttgattatttaccttagaagaaataggtgctagatttctacctaatataccagcataactgacattagaagaagatgatgacgagatcgatctacctgtcaataaattgttttcgttagaagacgaattggcaggcgtacctgttttttgtggcATTCGTAACGGTTTttcgattttcaggtatgttctgtaaatttaaggtcgttgatttgacttgttgtctaagcgaacgagcgtttaaatttttttccatgacaggacatttcaaataattggatttatgatttccattgcaatttgaacatgaaattttatcagtggtttcattcattggacaaacgtctttcgaatgcgatttaccacaattcaaacaccgtatatccatatgacaatttttggttccatgaccgaagccttggcaacgacgatatTGCGTTGGCTTCCATAACTGGGTTAGCAGGTAATTTATAATTCAATTACTCAATGGTTTCCGCTTGGTCGGTAACAATTTAAAAGCATGATAATTTTCTGAATGTCTTCCAATTCACTGACGATAAAATCCTTATGTCCTCGATTTTAAAGGACGAATATCTCACCTTTTTCCACTATTGTCTGAGCAACGCTTATCGAAGCGAGACATACGGCTTACGGGAGAGAAacatcgaaatatttttcaacgatgttgcaTTACTCTTGCGATCTGGGTGTTAATGATTCTACGCAGATGATTATCTAGCCATTCGTAGTGTCGAGGATTGCCAACGACTGCAAGATTTGCTAACAAGGTTCGCAAATTGGTGCAAGGAAAATAAACTTATTATCAATGTAACCAAATGCCAAAATGCTTCAGTAATCTGGTGTCCGTATCAAATATCGTGGAGCCTTAGACTTGAACGTGTTCAGAAACGCTTTGTTTGCAGGCATTACGACATTTGCCTTGGAGAGATCCAGTAAATCCACCATATCCGAACAGATGCCAATTATTGGAAATCGATAATTTACAGCGCCGGAGAAACATTCAAAAAGCATTGACCACTGCCAAAATTATAAACGGGGAGATTGATGCTCCAAATTGCGCAGCAAAATTAGTTTTCGAGTACCAAGCAGATCATTGCGATATACGActctactttttttttaataactatttattggaatatgagttaaaattaaattatgaagatttaaattgggtgttcagccacaagtggtgacttttcagccatattctatatatgatttggttattaccatgaggacattatttgcttatatccgcaattctgagatttttgtatagggaaattctaaacctacttctattgtgtaatggggaaaaggaacttatatactaacttactaactaatacagagagcgaatcgattcaattgaagattgcatcgatttttgtcggaatttgcttataatattatgtgacattacatctaatggttctatatttgtgagtctgtgtacctcatttgtactaaaccagggaggacgcttcaaaatcattttcagaattttattctgaatcctttgaagcgttttcttcctggtggaacaacaacttgaccaaattagtactgcataaagcatggctggtctgaaaatttgtttataaattaacaatttgttttttagacaaagcttagaatttctgtttataagagaatataagcatttaatatatttattacactttgcctggattccttcaatgtgatccttgaaagtgagttttatgtcatacgttaaacctaagtatttagcttgatcagaccatgtcaattccaatccattcaatttgagaatgtgattattgtttggtttaagaaaagaagctcttggcttgtgaggaaagataattaattgcgtttttgctgcatttggtttaattttccattttgacaggaaatatttaaacttctttgtaggcgactgcagatcactcttagatttctacctgtggcaaacagacttgtgtcgtcacagaatagcaatttctgacaaccaacgggtagatttggaagatcagaagtgaaaatattatacaagattggagctacgctcgaacgctgcggaacaccggctcgtacgggtagcaattcaaatTTACACTTCTGATAGCTaaactgaagagtacgatcagttaaataattttgaatcattttgatcaaataaataggaaactgaaaatcagacatttttgctattaaacctttgtgccaaacactgtcgaatgctttttctatgtgaactccagtggataacacagaagatttatttgattttatcatgttcgttactctgacaagttgatgagtagttgaatgttcatgacgaaatccaaactgctctggtaaaaaaattgaattcttatttatatgagacatcattctcaacaagacaattttttcgaaaagtttactgatagaagaaagtaagctaattggtcgataacttgatgtttctgctgggtttttatcaggtttgaggctaggaattactttagcgtttttccatctttttgggaagtaagctaatgaaaaacacttgttgaaaattttaaccaggagtctcaaggcaacatcgggaagatttttaataagaatattaaaaattccatcattaccaggagccttcatgtttttgagtttcctaataattgatttaatttcatcaaaattcgtctcaataatgtcatcgtgtgataacacttgggttgaaatatgatcatatttcagtgagacttcattttcaataggactcacaacgttcaaattaaaattgtggacactctcgaactgctgagcaagtttttgagctttttcgccattcgtaagaagtatttgatttccttccttgagagcaggaattggtttctgaggtttcttaagaaccttagaaagtttccagaaaggtttagaataatgtttatttgttcaacttctttagagaaattttcatttcgcaaaaaagtaaatctatgtttaatttctttttgtaaatccttaactatgtttttcatagcaggatcacgagaacgttgatattgtcgtcgacgaacattcttcaaccgaatgagcagttgaagattgtcatcgatgataggagaatttaatttagttggagctttgggaactgaaagatttctagcttcgataatgtaatgattcaaattatcaattgctgtgtcgatgtccgcagaattttctagaatagtttcatgatccacatgattttcaatgtgagatctgtaatccaaccaattagctctatgatagttgaatatagaactaattggattaattatagcttcgttggaaagtctgaatgttacaggaagatgatctgagtcaaagtcagcatgtgtaatcggttcactacaaatgtgactttgatccgttagaaccagatcaattgtagacgggtttttcacggaagggaaacaagtaggattactgggatgaaggactgtgaagtaaccagctgagagttgattatgaagtattttaccattactgttattttgcctacaattccactggacatgcttagcatttaagtcccctattacgaaaaatttcgatcgatatcttgtaagtttttgcaaatcgcctttaaagaaatttaattgttcgccggtgcattggaatggcaaatatgctccagcgatgaaataaattcctcgAATGGTTTCAacctcgattcccaagctttcaataactttagtattgaaagaaggtaaaattcgatgtttaatttgccgttggacaaaaatggcaaatccaccacccattccagtaaacttgtcaaatcgatgaaccacataatgtgtataacttttcaatttgacatttggtttaataaaagtttctgttacaatggcaatatggattttgtgaacttcgagaaaattataaaattcatcttcactcgatttcaaagatcgagcattccaattcaaaatattcaaataattatttaacatcactgttaaacttcaaattcattaaaatattatttgcaaattgccatccgatttgaagaagatgatttaaccggtctacctattaataaattgttttcgttagaagacgaattggcaggcgtacctgttttttgttttaaattcgaagaaataggtgccttagaagaattaggcgtggcattcgtaacggttttttgattttcaggtatgttctgtaaatttaaggtcgttgatttgacttgttgtctaagcgaacgagcgtttaaaattttttccatgacaggacatttcaaataattggatttatgatttccattgcaatgtgaacatgaaaatttatcagtggtttcattcattggacaaacttcttttgaatgcgatttaccacaattcaaacaccgtatatccatatgacaatttttggttccatgaccgaagccttggcaacgacgacattgcgttaagtttgcaatacgattatgccgtttataatgttcccaatgaattttaatgtgggaaatgaaacgttttctaaagttttcaaattgtttacatcacttcgattgaagtgtataaggtaaagttcatgggaaattccagagcgtggtttaaaagtaccattcgctctttttttcataagtattacttgggaaggggcaaaaccaagcaattcttttatttcatttttattttaatcaatactttgatcatttgataagcctttcaagacagccttgaagggtctttctgattttatatcatatgaataaaatttatgaagtttctcggacaaatatcgaataagtcgttcgtaatcttccaatccatcaaccaagactcgacattctcctcttcgtccgatttgaaatgagacttttacttctgggagaaaagtagaaagctcagtacggaatgctttgaagtcggaaatcatcaccgtcagtggtggcatagattgttgtttcttcccagaacgacaagtgtccattttgggaatttttgaagaattttcttctatgtcgctacaatcggattcaggaagaatctcgtaaatattggtagacggcataggatcaacggaagggaaatccgtccgttgtcttttatttttacattcagattctataagatcgtgaatgttattagaaaaatgttgaataacggattgtgatttattccgtgttgaattatttttagccttaggcttgttgcctttccgattggacgcagaaatttttgaaatgaatggaattttgaataatagttctttgaatagctagccttcaaaaaggctgattaatttcttagtcactctaatatcactctttgtatcacttagtcactctaatatcactctttgtatagccttgagaaaggctgactaattgttagtctttaaaaagactgttagtgattcaggtagccttgaaaaagactgaagccttgaatcaatgaaactctaggtagccagaaaaaaattccaggagccaagagctatatgcgtgtggtgcgaacgactgttcaacaccgactgatacgACTCTACTTCAAAACGTATTTCACAGGACTATATTTGAAAGTAACGAACCTATAACTGCGTGCACACGAGCTTTGACTtctgttgaaacaatttttgagttttatGAGGATATAAGATATACCACTAGAAATATTCATGTCAATCTTTAGAAAAATCGtaattttgtgatatttatagTTCGCTTTTTGATAAGAGAATCGTCTGTCATAATTCAAATCTATGAGATCGAAGAGAAAATCttgacaaaaaatcaaaacatacAAATGAAAAATAGTACGTAACACTTTACTAGAAATCTATGAAATTCATATGTTTTTCTTTAGCTGCATTTTCAACCACGTTGACGTGATTATGTAAATTGTATTTTTCTTTTAAGTTGTCATACTTTCTTATGAAATAGTTGTTGCTGTAACTTTCCAATATTTTGGTTACTATTTGAAACCATACTTTCTCATTAAATGTTTCCTGGCCTCTGACAGTGTCATGTATTGGTGCAAGGAATACACACTCACGCAATTTCTGCACATTTGTAGTAACATATAAATTATCTGTAAAACGAAATGTTTGAGATTTTTACGAAAATAAACGAAATTATGGTTATACCAGGGTTTAATTTTGGAATTTGTAGAATATTAACTTGTGAATCACACATGTTACTAAAAATTTGAAGTTTAGAATCTTTGAAAAGAGTTTTGTAATATATTTCAAATAGCTCATTTCTTTCGGTTGTAATATCCTTTCGATTACACTTGTTGTTTATAAAGATAATACTCGGTTTCAAGTAAGACTCATATTTGTTTTTTTGGATCATCATCTCTGCACTGAGAAGcaacctgaataaaaaaatataacatgaaaaatgatTGGTGTCTTTTGTTTATCGCCGGCTTTGTTTCTATACCTTATGAAGTTAATGTTTAAAAAATCTTCCTGCAGCACCAGCACAATGTGACAGACATTTAAAAGCATGATAATTTTCTGAATGTCTTCCAATTCACTGACGATAAAATCCTTATGTCCTCGATTTGAAAGCACAGGTGAACTGTCCAATAAGATAACTCTATCTTCGGTTATGTGCATACGAATTGCTGATAACAAATGATGTAGGCAATGTAAAATTGTATATTTGTaagctctttttaaaaaatttaccaAAATCATCCGGATCTTGTGTTAATATACTGTTCACAGAGAATACTTCGTCTGAGACATTGGAAGTACCTGCAGCTAGCATATTTAAAATGCTAGACTTTCCTGTAGATTGCATACCAATTGAACCAATAACGATAAAATCTGAGTTCGTCTCTTGTAAATAGTCTAGTGCCCGTACATTTAATGTAAGACTATCTGTTATAATAGCGATACATTTCATCATGTCATTGTGCATCGAATGTGAACTTTCATGTGTTCGCCAATGTGGTAGTTGCTCTTTTTGTTGGCGTGATACTGTCTTTGGAAGATATGTTTTAGCGGCTATAGTGAAGACCGGTTCAGATTTAGATGGAatatcttctttcttctttactTTCAGTAGAATTCTAGGTTGGGAGTCGTAATTTTCCTTGCTCGACTTGTAATGGGTCTCATTAGTACTGGGGACTGTTCCTCTCTGCAACTGATAAAATAAatggtatttaaaaaaatctgccgAATCTAAAAATGTTTACTATCTATATAAGATTGAATTCAAACTTTAAGCGACCCATACAC comes from Malaya genurostris strain Urasoe2022 chromosome 3, Malgen_1.1, whole genome shotgun sequence and encodes:
- the LOC131434560 gene encoding nonsense-mediated mRNA decay factor SMG9 isoform X2 — protein: MTHLQRGTVPSTNETHYKSSKENYDSQPRILLKVKKKEDIPSKSEPVFTIAAKTYLPKTVSRQQKEQLPHWRTHESSHSMHNDMMKCIAIITDSLTLNVRALDYLQETNSDFIVIGSIGMQSTGKSSILNMLAAGTSNVSDEVFSVNSILTQDPDDFAIRMHITEDRVILLDSSPVLSNRGHKDFIVSELEDIQKIIMLLNVCHIVLVLQEDFLNINFIRLLLSAEMMIQKNKYESYLKPSIIFINNKCNRKDITTERNELFEIYYKTLFKDSKLQIFSNMCDSQVNILQIPKLNPDNLYVTTNVQKLRECVFLAPIHDTVRGQETFNEKVWFQIVTKILESYSNNYFIRKYDNLKEKYNLHNHVNVVENAAKEKHMNFIDF
- the LOC131434560 gene encoding nonsense-mediated mRNA decay factor SMG9 isoform X1, whose amino-acid sequence is MEFKRIKKKLQRGTVPSTNETHYKSSKENYDSQPRILLKVKKKEDIPSKSEPVFTIAAKTYLPKTVSRQQKEQLPHWRTHESSHSMHNDMMKCIAIITDSLTLNVRALDYLQETNSDFIVIGSIGMQSTGKSSILNMLAAGTSNVSDEVFSVNSILTQDPDDFAIRMHITEDRVILLDSSPVLSNRGHKDFIVSELEDIQKIIMLLNVCHIVLVLQEDFLNINFIRLLLSAEMMIQKNKYESYLKPSIIFINNKCNRKDITTERNELFEIYYKTLFKDSKLQIFSNMCDSQVNILQIPKLNPDNLYVTTNVQKLRECVFLAPIHDTVRGQETFNEKVWFQIVTKILESYSNNYFIRKYDNLKEKYNLHNHVNVVENAAKEKHMNFIDF